The following are from one region of the Mangifera indica cultivar Alphonso chromosome 14, CATAS_Mindica_2.1, whole genome shotgun sequence genome:
- the LOC123195885 gene encoding uncharacterized protein LOC123195885: MAAAIYLDEDEVWKCRKHPSKRHRSGVCPTCLRDRLSSLCPDCANERPCACRAITVSSSSSSSSSSFSWFSVSGGENFSAAIGTVGRVGNLVESEPAFRRSRSMAVSFLRSKSKYVENLDLVGNEVNKESRSQTTTVSFWRWLKGGNKNSKSRRGGDVEEERRVMMKKSRSVAITATSDYGKSKGPKWYFPSPIKALRRSRLSKVVEQDRSPMYRG, translated from the coding sequence GCAGCAGCGATTTACTTGGACGAGGATGAAGTCTGGAAATGTCGAAAGCATCCTTCTAAACGTCACCGTTCTGGAGTCTGTCCGACCTGTCTCCGTGACCGTCTCTCTTCTCTCTGTCCAGACTGTGCTAACGAACGTCCCTGTGCTTGCCGCGCCATCACCGtgtcctcctcctcctcctcttcttcatcCTCGTTTTCTTGGTTTTCAGTATCTGGTGGCGAAAATTTTTCTGCCGCAATCGGAACCGTCGGCCGTGTCGGCAATTTGGTTGAGAGTGAACCGGCGTTTCGTAGATCGAGATCCATGGCAGTTTCGTTTCTTCGGTCAAAGTCAAAGTACGTTGAAAATTTGGATTTGGTGGGAAACGAAGTTAATAAAGAAAGTAGAAGTCAGACGACAACGGTGTCGTTTTGGCGGTGGTTGAAGGGAGggaataaaaatagtaaaagtcGGAGAGGTGGAGACGtggaagaagagagaagagtGATGATGAAGAAATCGAGATCGGTGGCTATTACCGCGACGTCGGATTATGGGAAGTCGAAAGGGCCAAAATGGTACTTTCCAAGCCCGATTAAAGCTCTAAGACGGTCAAGGCTGTCTAAAGTAGTGGAGCAAGATCGCTCGCCTATGTACAGAGGTTga